The Halorientalis sp. IM1011 genome window below encodes:
- a CDS encoding radical SAM protein: protein MTDPAEIDVTIVDGYVDEPAHFGVPPYISTYPRYTAGALVDAGVPEERITYHTIDALRDDSSRWRDVEDADLLIYVGGMTVPGKYVGGTPAEPDEVRQIAWTAEGVSMIGGPVRFGVGEANEGASETARDDLDFDFLAMADVEAAAYDLVHNGLEGFEDRYRGVPEETRWAKRGAFVVEQHPNHPEYILAELETSRGCPYRCSFCTEPMYGDPDFRPPESVVDEVAALSDHGVSDFRLGRQADILAYGGDGEKPNPDALRDLYSGIREVAPDLDTLHLDNMNPITVVKWPEKAREGIRIIAEHNTPGDTAAFGLESADPLVQEENNLNVSAEECFEAVKIVNEEAGFRPGGDPDSAPNFGDDASPRLPKLLPGINLVHGLKGERTETFEHNKAFLQRVYDEGLMLRRVNIRQVMAFEGTDMADTGAEIAKDHKQQFKQYKSEVRETIDNPMLQRVAPPGTVLPDVHLEYHEDGYTFGRQLGTYPLLVGIPGERDLGRTVDVAVTGHGYRSVSGVPYPLDLNAASMDELTEIPGIGKRTAGDIVVDRPHESVGEVSAEIDLDRFLTVGSRESAD, encoded by the coding sequence ATGACCGACCCGGCCGAGATCGACGTGACCATCGTCGACGGCTACGTCGACGAGCCGGCGCACTTCGGCGTGCCGCCCTACATCTCGACGTATCCGCGCTACACCGCCGGGGCGCTGGTCGACGCCGGCGTCCCCGAGGAGCGGATCACCTACCACACTATCGACGCGCTCCGGGACGACTCCTCGCGATGGCGCGACGTGGAGGACGCGGATCTGCTGATCTACGTCGGCGGGATGACCGTCCCCGGGAAGTACGTCGGGGGGACGCCCGCCGAACCCGACGAAGTGCGCCAGATCGCCTGGACCGCCGAGGGCGTCTCGATGATCGGCGGCCCCGTCCGCTTCGGCGTCGGCGAGGCAAACGAAGGAGCCTCCGAGACCGCCCGTGACGACCTGGACTTCGACTTCCTCGCGATGGCCGACGTGGAGGCGGCGGCCTACGACCTCGTTCACAATGGATTAGAGGGGTTCGAGGACCGCTATCGCGGGGTTCCGGAGGAGACTCGCTGGGCGAAACGGGGCGCGTTCGTCGTCGAGCAACACCCCAACCACCCCGAGTACATCCTCGCGGAACTGGAGACCTCTCGGGGCTGTCCCTACCGGTGTTCGTTCTGTACGGAACCGATGTACGGCGATCCGGACTTCAGACCGCCGGAGAGCGTCGTCGACGAGGTGGCCGCGCTGTCCGACCACGGCGTCTCCGACTTCCGACTCGGCCGGCAGGCCGACATCCTCGCCTACGGCGGCGACGGCGAGAAACCCAACCCCGACGCCCTCCGGGACCTCTACAGCGGCATCAGGGAGGTCGCGCCCGACCTCGATACGCTCCATCTGGACAACATGAACCCGATCACGGTCGTGAAGTGGCCGGAGAAGGCTCGTGAGGGTATCCGGATCATCGCGGAGCACAACACGCCCGGCGACACGGCTGCGTTCGGGCTCGAGTCGGCCGATCCGCTCGTGCAGGAGGAGAACAACCTCAACGTCTCCGCCGAGGAGTGTTTCGAGGCGGTGAAGATCGTCAACGAGGAAGCGGGCTTCAGACCCGGTGGTGACCCGGACTCAGCGCCCAACTTCGGAGACGACGCCTCGCCGCGACTCCCGAAGCTCCTGCCCGGGATCAACCTCGTCCACGGGCTGAAGGGCGAGCGGACGGAGACCTTCGAGCACAACAAGGCGTTCCTCCAGCGGGTGTACGACGAGGGGCTGATGCTCCGGCGGGTCAACATCCGGCAGGTGATGGCCTTCGAGGGGACCGACATGGCCGACACCGGCGCGGAGATCGCCAAGGACCACAAACAGCAGTTCAAACAGTACAAAAGCGAGGTCCGGGAGACCATCGACAACCCGATGCTCCAGCGGGTGGCCCCGCCGGGGACGGTCCTGCCGGACGTGCATCTGGAGTACCACGAGGACGGCTACACCTTCGGCCGGCAACTGGGAACCTACCCGCTGCTGGTGGGGATTCCGGGCGAGCGCGACCTCGGGCGGACCGTCGACGTGGCGGTCACGGGCCACGGTTATCGGTCGGTGTCGGGGGTGCCCTACCCGCTCGACCTGAACGCCGCCTCGATGGACGAGCTGACCGAGATTCCGGGAATCGGGAAACGGACCGCAGGGGACATCGTCGTCGACCGGCCACACGAGTCGGTCGGCGAGGTGAGCGCGGAGATCGATCTCGACAGGTTCCTGACGGTCGGGAGTCGCGAGAGTGCGGACTGA
- a CDS encoding MaoC/PaaZ C-terminal domain-containing protein, with the protein MVIDIACGMEVDPDDPAATVEYEGKSYHFCSEGCKDHFEADPARFVEADFPFLQEIEGMRTTRMPYGGTPGEFHLSVADEHDLGVGDEVTLTRQLGEDEADQFAKITSDTNALHLNEEFAARTRFGGRILHGTLVAGLISAALAAFPGMTIYLDQHLEFVAPASMGDTYTARCTVVDELAKGRYRVSTRVENGDGDIVVQGTATILIDEMPTQT; encoded by the coding sequence ATGGTGATCGACATCGCCTGCGGGATGGAGGTCGACCCCGACGATCCCGCCGCCACCGTCGAGTACGAGGGCAAGAGCTACCACTTCTGCTCGGAGGGCTGCAAGGACCACTTCGAGGCCGATCCGGCGCGGTTCGTCGAGGCCGACTTCCCCTTCCTCCAGGAGATCGAGGGGATGCGAACCACCCGGATGCCCTACGGCGGGACGCCCGGGGAGTTCCACCTCTCGGTGGCCGACGAACACGATCTGGGTGTCGGCGACGAGGTGACGCTGACTCGCCAACTGGGGGAAGACGAGGCCGACCAGTTCGCGAAGATTACGAGCGACACCAACGCACTCCACCTCAACGAGGAGTTCGCGGCCCGGACGCGCTTCGGCGGGCGCATCCTCCACGGGACGCTCGTCGCGGGCCTCATCAGCGCCGCGCTCGCCGCGTTCCCCGGGATGACGATCTACCTCGACCAGCATCTGGAGTTCGTCGCTCCCGCATCGATGGGCGACACCTACACCGCGCGGTGTACCGTCGTCGACGAACTCGCGAAGGGGCGCTACCGCGTCTCGACCCGGGTCGAGAACGGCGACGGCGACATCGTCGTTCAGGGGACCGCCACGATCCTCATCGACGAGATGCCGACTCAGACGTAG
- a CDS encoding DUF429 domain-containing protein codes for MLHGVDFSGAAQAGHGIWIAEAAVDGDELRIETCESAADRFGVAERTPCLGRLTEFLRTAETVGLDFPFGVPAPVHDRDTWAASVEWVATAATDADEFQAECRSRAREATDGERADLRRETDGPVGALCPYGSHVWKQTFYGIRDVLAPLSRADAVAVRPMQDGGEVSLCEVYPAATLASCDLPAAEYKDGGEPARDRRRTIVEGLEAETPLVFSQGVRAELIDDAGGDALDAVVAALATYRAREADFEPDRSWDSTEGHIYV; via the coding sequence ATGCTCCACGGCGTCGACTTCAGCGGCGCGGCCCAGGCCGGCCATGGAATCTGGATCGCCGAGGCCGCCGTTGACGGGGACGAACTCCGGATCGAAACCTGCGAGTCGGCCGCCGACCGCTTCGGCGTCGCCGAGCGCACACCCTGTCTCGGCCGCCTGACCGAATTCCTCCGGACGGCCGAGACCGTCGGGCTCGATTTCCCCTTCGGCGTGCCCGCGCCCGTCCACGACCGCGACACCTGGGCCGCCAGCGTCGAGTGGGTCGCCACGGCCGCGACCGACGCCGACGAATTTCAGGCCGAGTGCCGATCACGGGCCCGCGAGGCGACCGACGGCGAGCGGGCCGACCTCCGCCGCGAGACCGACGGCCCCGTCGGGGCGCTCTGCCCCTACGGGAGCCACGTCTGGAAGCAGACCTTCTACGGGATCCGGGACGTGCTCGCGCCCCTTTCCCGCGCCGACGCGGTGGCCGTCCGTCCGATGCAGGACGGCGGCGAGGTGTCCCTCTGTGAGGTCTACCCCGCGGCGACGCTGGCCAGTTGCGACCTGCCCGCCGCCGAGTACAAGGACGGCGGCGAACCCGCTCGCGACCGGCGGCGGACCATCGTCGAGGGACTGGAAGCCGAGACGCCGCTGGTCTTCTCGCAGGGGGTCCGGGCCGAGTTGATCGACGACGCTGGCGGGGACGCACTTGACGCGGTGGTCGCGGCGCTCGCGACCTACCGCGCCCGCGAGGCCGACTTCGAGCCGGATCGGTCGTGGGACTCGACCGAGGGGCACATCTACGTCTGA
- a CDS encoding Hsp20/alpha crystallin family protein, producing MIRELGRSLGNTVMETVGRAASRVQERRPLPVDLLESEDAFLAVFDAPGATSSDVQVRFDDDAVEVRIDRFRDFYEGFEMLVPGRGLSLDGRVSLPEDAAVDPDEADATLRRNGTLEVRIPKDGDESEMHVEAESTDIEDIEESTETTEDTDAPEA from the coding sequence ATGATCCGCGAACTCGGTCGCTCGCTCGGCAACACGGTCATGGAGACCGTCGGCCGCGCGGCCAGTCGCGTTCAGGAGCGCCGCCCGCTCCCGGTCGACCTGCTCGAATCCGAGGACGCCTTCCTCGCGGTGTTCGACGCGCCCGGCGCGACCAGCAGCGACGTGCAGGTCCGATTCGACGACGACGCCGTCGAGGTCCGGATCGACCGCTTCCGGGACTTCTACGAGGGGTTCGAGATGCTCGTCCCCGGTCGGGGTCTCTCGCTCGACGGCCGCGTCAGCCTCCCCGAGGACGCCGCCGTGGACCCCGACGAGGCCGACGCCACCCTCCGACGCAACGGGACTCTCGAAGTCCGTATCCCCAAGGACGGTGACGAAAGCGAGATGCACGTCGAAGCGGAGTCGACCGACATCGAAGACATCGAGGAATCCACCGAGACGACCGAAGACACCGACGCACCCGAGGCCTGA
- a CDS encoding FAD-binding oxidoreductase yields the protein MTDSVAVVGGGAVGVTAARELAARGADVTLFERGDIASESTGRAAGICYDAFAGRTDAAVAARAMNRFRELAAETRFSFRERPYVWLARDGDERKAEAIREQVPRMRERGRNVDLLDAADLRAEFPTLATDDVAVAAVAWDAACADPAEYAAVVAERAADAGATIRTDTEVGVTSDPAVVTSDGTVDFDAVLVAAGAHARPLLAEAGVAVPIKAYRVQALVTEPIPGGEGLPTLYDASGEFYVRPRDGGVLVGDGVERRDFDPDDWDRTADDAFVEGALERIDVSLAPDVDRPDGFDRAWAGLCTATPDRDPLVGEVEPELFVAAGWHGHGFMRAPALGRTVAGEILGDDGIAAFDPTRFDGDEQFPVVEGMTVE from the coding sequence ATGACCGACTCGGTAGCCGTCGTCGGCGGCGGCGCGGTGGGTGTGACCGCCGCCCGCGAACTCGCCGCCCGCGGCGCTGACGTGACGCTGTTCGAGCGCGGCGATATCGCGAGCGAGAGCACTGGCCGCGCGGCCGGGATCTGCTACGACGCCTTCGCCGGCCGGACCGACGCGGCCGTCGCCGCGCGGGCGATGAACCGCTTCCGCGAACTCGCGGCCGAGACCCGATTTTCCTTCCGCGAGCGCCCCTACGTCTGGCTCGCCCGCGACGGCGACGAGCGGAAAGCGGAGGCCATCCGCGAGCAGGTTCCCCGGATGCGCGAGCGTGGCCGGAACGTGGACCTGCTCGACGCCGCCGACCTGCGAGCGGAGTTTCCGACACTGGCGACCGACGACGTGGCCGTGGCGGCCGTGGCGTGGGACGCGGCCTGTGCCGACCCGGCCGAGTACGCCGCAGTCGTTGCAGAGCGTGCCGCGGACGCTGGCGCGACGATCCGGACCGACACCGAGGTCGGTGTGACGAGCGATCCCGCGGTCGTGACCTCCGATGGAACGGTTGATTTCGACGCGGTGCTGGTCGCAGCCGGCGCACACGCCCGACCGTTGCTGGCCGAGGCCGGCGTCGCCGTGCCGATCAAGGCCTACCGGGTGCAGGCGCTGGTGACCGAGCCGATCCCCGGGGGCGAGGGCCTGCCGACGCTGTACGACGCGTCGGGGGAGTTCTACGTCCGACCGCGTGACGGCGGGGTACTCGTCGGCGACGGCGTCGAACGGCGGGACTTCGACCCCGACGACTGGGACCGGACGGCCGACGACGCCTTCGTCGAGGGCGCACTGGAGCGGATCGACGTGTCGCTGGCACCGGATGTGGACCGTCCAGACGGTTTCGACAGAGCCTGGGCCGGACTCTGTACCGCCACGCCGGACCGGGACCCGCTGGTCGGCGAGGTGGAACCTGAACTGTTCGTCGCGGCGGGGTGGCACGGCCACGGGTTCATGCGCGCGCCGGCGCTGGGGCGGACGGTCGCCGGTGAGATTCTGGGCGACGACGGCATCGCCGCGTTCGACCCGACGCGGTTCGACGGAGACGAACAGTTCCCGGTCGTCGAGGGGATGACCGTCGAGTAA
- a CDS encoding CoA pyrophosphatase, whose product MDLERVGNFRATGISDEEREAAVLAPIITRDSGEHLLFTKRADHLGEHPGQMSFPGGGREPSDADLEATALREANEEIGLNPDEADIVGRIDDISTVTRYSVRPFVGTIPDREYTPDEREVAEIAVLAVDDLTDLDNYESERRDHPHYGDIRLHFFNVDGYTVWGATARILVQLLELTTDWEMPPEVDREVDPDADLPM is encoded by the coding sequence ATGGACCTGGAGCGGGTCGGGAACTTCCGGGCGACCGGAATAAGCGACGAGGAGCGCGAGGCCGCCGTGCTCGCGCCGATCATCACCCGCGACAGCGGCGAACACTTGCTTTTCACCAAACGGGCGGACCACCTCGGGGAGCACCCGGGCCAGATGAGCTTCCCCGGCGGTGGTCGCGAGCCAAGCGACGCCGATCTGGAAGCGACCGCGCTCCGTGAGGCCAACGAGGAGATCGGCCTGAACCCCGACGAGGCCGACATCGTCGGCCGCATCGACGACATCAGTACCGTAACCAGGTACTCCGTCCGGCCGTTCGTCGGAACGATCCCCGACAGGGAGTACACGCCCGACGAGCGTGAGGTCGCCGAGATTGCCGTCCTCGCGGTCGACGACCTCACCGATCTGGACAACTACGAGTCCGAGCGCCGGGACCACCCCCACTATGGCGACATCCGTCTGCACTTCTTCAACGTCGACGGCTACACAGTCTGGGGCGCGACCGCACGGATTCTGGTGCAGTTGCTGGAACTCACGACCGACTGGGAGATGCCACCGGAAGTGGATCGAGAGGTGGATCCGGACGCGGACCTCCCAATGTAG
- a CDS encoding glycosyl transferase family 2: MEYVQERVATLHAFEDRVPEAPTENAAVVVPLTEREHASLAAERVLTTLDRVDPARVIVALRASEERVDTVARWLDSFELGPEVLWCNAPEVRDAIGEHGLNGPAGKGRDVWLALGLAAQEEYVAVHDADATTYSRAHVPRLLFPLAHGYDFSKGYYARVENDRLYGRLFRLFYTPLVRALAETDDAPVVDYLASFRYALAGEFAATSDLARRLRAQRGWGLEVGTLGDAFATAGFDGTAQVDLGRHEHDHRAVGGPQGLGDMCREVATALFHAVEDAGLDPDYDRLRERYRETADELVDQYGTDAAFNGFAFDAAGEREQVDTYAEAVAPPAEDTRLPAWDETDLDPGAVERAARRGLDRATDR, translated from the coding sequence ATGGAATACGTTCAGGAGCGGGTGGCGACGCTCCACGCGTTCGAAGACCGGGTTCCCGAGGCCCCCACGGAGAACGCCGCAGTCGTGGTCCCACTGACCGAGCGGGAACACGCCAGCCTCGCGGCCGAGCGCGTGCTGACGACGCTGGATCGGGTCGACCCTGCCCGCGTGATCGTCGCGCTCCGGGCGAGCGAGGAGCGGGTCGACACCGTCGCCCGCTGGCTCGACTCCTTCGAACTCGGCCCCGAGGTCCTCTGGTGTAACGCCCCGGAGGTCCGGGACGCCATCGGCGAGCACGGGTTGAACGGTCCGGCCGGGAAGGGCCGGGACGTGTGGCTGGCGCTCGGGCTCGCAGCCCAGGAGGAGTACGTCGCGGTCCACGACGCCGACGCGACGACCTACTCGCGGGCTCACGTCCCACGCTTGCTCTTCCCGCTCGCCCACGGCTACGACTTCTCGAAGGGCTACTACGCTCGCGTCGAGAACGACCGGCTCTACGGCCGCCTCTTTCGCCTCTTCTACACGCCGCTGGTCCGGGCGCTCGCCGAGACGGACGACGCGCCGGTCGTCGACTACCTGGCGAGTTTCCGCTACGCGCTGGCCGGTGAGTTCGCGGCCACGAGCGACCTCGCCCGCCGCCTCCGGGCCCAGCGGGGCTGGGGGTTGGAGGTCGGGACGCTCGGCGACGCCTTCGCGACGGCCGGCTTCGACGGCACCGCACAGGTCGACCTCGGCCGGCACGAACACGACCACCGGGCGGTCGGCGGCCCGCAGGGTCTGGGCGATATGTGTCGCGAGGTCGCGACCGCCCTGTTCCACGCCGTCGAGGATGCGGGCCTCGACCCCGACTACGACCGACTCCGAGAACGCTACCGGGAGACAGCGGACGAACTGGTCGACCAGTACGGGACCGACGCGGCGTTCAACGGGTTCGCGTTCGACGCTGCCGGCGAGCGCGAGCAGGTCGACACCTACGCCGAGGCCGTCGCGCCGCCCGCCGAGGACACCAGGCTCCCCGCCTGGGACGAGACGGATCTCGACCCCGGCGCGGTCGAACGGGCCGCCCGGCGGGGGCTCGACCGCGCGACCGATCGGTAG
- a CDS encoding HVO_0758 family zinc finger protein has product MDSVRKGLRSGDIEKDTYERLTCAECGEQLGTKNDPDALNTVRFCPSCDREWEKLG; this is encoded by the coding sequence ATGGACTCCGTCCGCAAGGGGCTACGCTCGGGCGACATCGAGAAGGACACCTACGAGCGGCTCACCTGTGCGGAGTGTGGGGAGCAACTCGGGACGAAAAACGACCCCGACGCGCTCAACACCGTCAGGTTCTGTCCCAGCTGTGACCGCGAGTGGGAGAAACTCGGCTAG
- a CDS encoding aldo/keto reductase, protein MATREATWDYRDRHHERFARTYFRSFGNCVVSSVGVGTYLGDPTDEADEDYHEAIVEALESGVNVVDTAINYRCQRSERVVGEGIEAADVDREAVLVATKGGFVPFDGERPADPGQFIREEYVETGLVDPDDLVRGQHCIAPDYIDDQLDRSLDNLGLDTVDLYYVHNPETQLEAKSREAVYDQLEDTFTRLEERAADGDLRHYGVASWESFRVGPDDDSYLSLPEVVSRARTASDRAGTDSTHLRAIQLPFNVFMADAFTVAAHDGADGPQSALWFANDAGLDVFTSASIMQGRLATEMPEQVEARLDGETRAQRAINFARSAPGVTSSLVGMGSPAHVAENVAAGTFQPLGADAFDAVFE, encoded by the coding sequence ATGGCTACCCGCGAGGCAACCTGGGACTATCGCGACCGCCACCACGAGCGGTTCGCCCGCACCTACTTCCGCTCCTTCGGGAACTGCGTCGTCTCCTCGGTCGGCGTCGGCACCTACCTCGGCGACCCGACCGACGAGGCCGACGAGGACTACCACGAGGCCATCGTCGAAGCCCTCGAATCGGGCGTCAACGTCGTCGACACGGCGATCAACTACCGGTGTCAGCGCTCCGAACGCGTCGTCGGCGAGGGCATCGAGGCCGCCGACGTGGACCGGGAGGCCGTACTGGTCGCGACGAAGGGCGGGTTCGTCCCCTTCGACGGAGAGCGCCCCGCCGACCCGGGCCAGTTCATCCGCGAGGAGTACGTGGAGACGGGACTGGTCGACCCCGACGATCTCGTTCGGGGCCAGCACTGCATCGCGCCCGACTACATCGACGACCAGCTGGATCGGTCGCTGGACAACCTCGGACTCGACACCGTGGATCTCTACTACGTCCACAATCCGGAGACCCAACTCGAAGCGAAGTCCCGGGAGGCGGTCTACGACCAGCTAGAGGACACGTTCACCCGCCTCGAAGAGCGGGCGGCCGACGGGGACCTGCGCCACTACGGGGTGGCGTCCTGGGAGTCGTTCCGGGTGGGACCTGACGACGACAGCTACCTCTCGCTCCCGGAGGTCGTCTCGCGTGCGCGGACGGCGTCGGACCGTGCGGGGACGGACTCGACCCACCTCCGGGCGATCCAGTTGCCCTTCAACGTGTTCATGGCCGACGCGTTCACCGTCGCCGCACACGACGGCGCGGACGGCCCACAGTCGGCGCTGTGGTTCGCCAACGACGCGGGACTGGACGTGTTCACCAGCGCCTCGATCATGCAGGGACGGCTGGCGACGGAGATGCCCGAACAGGTGGAAGCGAGACTCGACGGGGAGACCCGGGCCCAGCGGGCGATCAACTTCGCGCGGAGCGCTCCCGGCGTGACGAGTTCGCTGGTCGGGATGGGATCGCCGGCTCACGTGGCCGAAAACGTCGCGGCGGGTACCTTCCAGCCGCTCGGCGCCGACGCCTTCGACGCGGTCTTCGAGTGA
- a CDS encoding type II toxin-antitoxin system VapC family toxin, whose translation MIALDRDVLVKLRNSDPAIIQHLQQYSSQEWTIPAHVAWESFQYQTNREDMQQEQHRLQSTFDRILSFTDDTALEASYLDEKLQSQGVVLDAVDLFNLATAYAEGGTFVTHNKHDFDKGPVHSLADVDIVHTPE comes from the coding sequence ATGATCGCACTCGACAGGGACGTTCTGGTGAAACTCCGAAACTCCGATCCGGCGATTATCCAGCACCTCCAGCAGTACAGCTCCCAGGAGTGGACGATTCCCGCCCACGTCGCCTGGGAGTCGTTTCAGTACCAGACCAATCGGGAGGACATGCAGCAGGAACAACACCGTCTCCAGTCGACGTTCGACCGGATTCTCTCGTTCACCGACGATACGGCCCTCGAAGCGTCCTATCTCGACGAGAAACTCCAGTCCCAGGGCGTCGTCCTCGACGCTGTCGACCTGTTCAACCTCGCAACTGCCTACGCCGAAGGCGGGACCTTCGTCACCCACAACAAGCACGACTTCGACAAAGGGCCGGTTCACTCGCTGGCCGACGTCGACATCGTTCACACGCCGGAGTGA
- a CDS encoding antitoxin VapB family protein — MSTIRVSEEVKERLRDLKRDDESFNDLLERLSRTEKDVERIAESLPPVDDEEIERMDEARERLNESLEERR; from the coding sequence ATGAGTACGATTCGGGTCAGCGAGGAGGTCAAAGAGCGGTTACGGGACCTCAAGCGGGACGACGAGAGTTTCAACGACTTGCTGGAACGGCTCAGCCGGACCGAAAAGGACGTGGAACGGATCGCGGAATCGCTCCCACCCGTCGACGACGAGGAGATCGAACGGATGGACGAGGCACGCGAGCGGTTGAACGAGTCGCTGGAGGAGCGACGGTAG
- a CDS encoding DUF4352 domain-containing protein codes for MRRDDDTAAAWRSLSNDRSRREYVLALAGLASVGLAGCSSDDVARPEEVTDGTGDGTDRSTAGDGTPESADRTGSTPGTVDAALGEVIEGDQLALVAYSVERRRQVGQFTRADEGNEFVVVEMAAKNRTSEEFMNFSSFLQVSLHDDEDYEYDQTITGSGGSLDSGELAPGEVTRGTLVFEVPEGTSGLALHVDLDQSIIGYDGVEIDLASRGSGRTLTQDLQVEVYETGDTLDYQDTRFTVNSVRTSSGEGFAQPDEGNEFVLVDVTVENTGDDELTVSTLLQMELKDGRGRTYDISIVGASVSDRDFSQGDPIPPGGRRRGEVVFEAPEGIDPLYLVMDFDVFAEGDKSFFQLR; via the coding sequence ATGCGACGTGACGACGACACGGCAGCGGCCTGGAGGTCCCTGTCGAACGATCGGAGTCGCCGGGAGTACGTACTCGCGCTGGCGGGGCTGGCCAGTGTCGGCCTCGCGGGCTGTTCGTCGGACGACGTAGCTCGGCCCGAGGAGGTGACCGACGGAACCGGCGACGGGACGGACCGCTCCACGGCCGGCGACGGGACCCCGGAGTCCGCCGACCGGACCGGATCGACACCGGGGACAGTCGACGCCGCACTCGGCGAGGTCATCGAGGGCGACCAGCTCGCGCTGGTCGCGTACAGTGTCGAACGGCGAAGACAGGTCGGCCAGTTTACGAGGGCGGACGAGGGCAACGAGTTCGTCGTCGTAGAAATGGCCGCGAAAAACAGGACCAGCGAGGAGTTCATGAACTTCTCGTCGTTCCTGCAGGTGAGTCTGCACGACGACGAGGACTACGAGTACGACCAGACGATAACCGGGAGCGGGGGGTCCCTCGACAGCGGCGAACTCGCGCCCGGTGAGGTCACACGTGGGACCCTCGTGTTCGAGGTTCCCGAGGGAACGAGCGGGCTCGCGCTCCACGTCGACCTCGACCAGTCGATCATCGGATACGACGGGGTAGAGATCGACCTCGCGTCGCGGGGGTCCGGGCGGACACTGACTCAGGACCTGCAGGTCGAGGTGTACGAGACCGGCGACACCCTCGACTACCAGGACACGCGGTTCACGGTCAACAGCGTCCGGACGTCCTCGGGCGAGGGCTTCGCCCAGCCCGACGAGGGCAACGAGTTCGTCCTCGTCGACGTTACCGTCGAGAACACCGGCGACGACGAGTTGACCGTCTCGACACTGCTCCAGATGGAACTGAAAGACGGTCGTGGGCGGACCTACGACATCTCCATCGTGGGAGCGAGCGTGTCCGACCGGGACTTCTCGCAGGGGGACCCGATCCCGCCGGGCGGTCGGCGGCGGGGCGAGGTCGTGTTCGAGGCCCCGGAAGGGATCGACCCGCTGTACCTGGTGATGGACTTCGACGTGTTCGCGGAGGGCGACAAGTCCTTCTTCCAGTTGCGATAG
- a CDS encoding bifunctional oligoribonuclease/PAP phosphatase NrnA, with protein MPLAAAGGVGVDSVVDTTAAFALEGPPLVAVAVATLVALAVVAWLVVRLRRPKGAKLKRLLAARDEVSVLMHPNPDPDAMASAMAVRTLAESVDTDATMQYTGQIRHQENRAFETVLDLNFERVEDASELTSKEVVLVDHNTPRGFSGADGVDPFAVVDHHPGEGTGSEFTDVRTDTGACATICAEYFEDLGWETVDPDDEVGTDQLPTDLATGLIYGIQADTKQLTKGCSAAEFGAAAYLYEGIDEDMLDRIANPEVDAEVLEVKARAITNREVRNAFAFANVGEVNNADAIPQAADELLRLEGVTAVVVAGEKDGTVHLSGRSRDDRVHMGKTLRAAIDDIPMAEAGGHARMGGGQISLDHMEGLGPSTGISMPELTDRLFDAMSGDI; from the coding sequence ATGCCACTTGCAGCCGCGGGTGGTGTCGGTGTCGATTCGGTCGTCGATACCACCGCGGCGTTCGCCCTGGAAGGCCCACCGCTCGTGGCGGTCGCTGTCGCCACGCTGGTCGCGCTCGCCGTCGTCGCCTGGCTCGTCGTTCGCCTCCGCCGGCCGAAAGGGGCGAAGCTCAAGCGGCTGCTGGCCGCCCGCGACGAGGTGTCGGTGTTGATGCACCCCAACCCGGACCCCGACGCGATGGCCAGCGCCATGGCCGTCCGGACGCTCGCCGAATCCGTCGACACCGACGCGACGATGCAGTACACCGGACAGATCCGCCATCAGGAGAACCGCGCCTTCGAGACCGTCCTCGACCTGAACTTCGAGCGCGTCGAAGACGCCAGCGAACTCACTTCCAAGGAAGTCGTCCTCGTCGATCACAACACACCCAGAGGCTTCTCCGGCGCGGACGGCGTCGACCCCTTCGCCGTCGTCGACCACCACCCCGGTGAGGGCACGGGCTCGGAGTTCACCGACGTGCGCACCGACACCGGCGCCTGCGCCACCATCTGTGCGGAGTACTTCGAGGACCTGGGGTGGGAGACGGTCGACCCCGACGACGAAGTGGGGACCGACCAGCTCCCGACCGACCTCGCCACCGGCCTCATCTACGGCATCCAGGCCGACACCAAACAGCTCACCAAGGGCTGTTCGGCCGCCGAGTTCGGGGCCGCCGCCTACCTCTACGAGGGGATCGACGAGGACATGCTCGACCGCATCGCCAACCCCGAGGTCGACGCCGAAGTGCTGGAGGTCAAGGCCCGCGCCATCACGAACCGCGAGGTCCGCAACGCCTTCGCCTTTGCCAACGTCGGCGAGGTGAACAACGCCGACGCCATCCCGCAGGCCGCCGACGAACTCCTCCGACTGGAGGGCGTCACAGCCGTCGTGGTCGCCGGCGAGAAAGACGGTACCGTCCACCTGTCGGGACGGTCCCGCGACGACCGCGTCCACATGGGCAAGACGCTACGGGCCGCCATCGACGACATCCCGATGGCCGAGGCCGGCGGCCACGCCCGGATGGGCGGCGGCCAGATCTCGCTCGATCACATGGAGGGCCTGGGCCCCTCGACCGGCATCTCGATGCCCGAACTGACGGATCGGCTGTTCGACGCCATGAGCGGCGACATATAG